Genomic segment of Murdochiella vaginalis:
TGCTCTTTTAAACGATCCCGTTCCAGAATGGGCTGTAGATACTTTCCGGTATAGGATCCTTTTACGCGACAAACTTCTTCCGGCGTGCCTTCGGCTACAATTTGGCCGCCGCCGTCTCCCCCTTCCGGGCCCAGATCGACCAGATAATCCGCCACTTTAATCACATCCAGATTATGCTCAATGACGACAATCGTGTTTCCTTGATCAATCAGGCGCGTAAATACCTTGATGAGCTTATCAATATCTGCCACGTGCAAGCCTGTAGTGGGCTCGTCCAGAATATAAATGGTTTTACCCGTGGACACTTTTCCGAGCTCCGCCGCCAATTTGACACGCTGGGCTTCACCGCCGGAAAGCTCCGTCGACGGCTGGCCGATCTTGAGATATCCCAGGCCCACGTCCACCAATGTTTGCAGCTTGCGGGCAATGCCCTTATGGTTGCGGAAAAATTCCAGTCCCTCTTCGATGGTCATTTCCAACACGTCGGAGATGGTTTTTCCGCGGTAATGCACCTGCAGGGTTTCGTGGTTGTACCGATGCCCGTGGCAGACTTCACACGGAACGTAGACGTCGGGAAGAAAGTGCATCTCCACCTTGATGGTGCCATCCCCCCGGCAGGCCTCGCAGCGCCCGCCCTTCACGTTGAAGGAGAAGCGTCCCTTGTCAAAGCCGCGCATTTTTGCTTCATTCGTCTGGGCAAAGACGTCCCGGATGAGATCAAAGACCTTCGTATACGTTGCCGGATTGGAGCGCGGTGTACGCCCGATGGGCGATTGGTCAATTTCAATGACTTTGTCCAGTTCTTTTTCACCGCGAATGCTGCGATAGGCACCCGGACGCAAATGCGCTTGGTTCAGGCGATTCGCCAGCACTTTGTATAAAATGCCCTCCACAAAGGAGCTCTTTCCGGAACCTGATACGCCCGTAATGCACGTCAAAACGCCCAGCGGCAAACGGATATCGATGTTCTTCAAGTTATTTTCCTGACATCCCAACACTTCCATCCAGCCGGTGGGTTTGCGACGTTCGACCGGCACGGGAATGAATTTACGGTGGGCAAGATAATCGCCCGTGATGGAGTTCGGATTGGCGCAGATGTCATCGAAGGTGCCTTCCGCGACCAAAGTGCCACCCTGAATGCCTGCTCCGGGGCCGATGTCCACAATCCAGTCGGCCGCGCGCATGGTGTCTTCATCATGTTCGACGACGATGAGGGTGTTGCCCAGATCGCGCAGATTTTTTAAGGCGCCGAGCAGACGATCGTTATCGCGCTGGTGCAGACCGATGGACGGCTCATCTAGCACGTAAACGACACCCACCAGCCCCGCGCCGATTTGCGTGGCCAAACGAATGCGCTGACTTTCCCCGCCGGAGAGCGTGGCCGCATAACGATCCAAGGTCAAATAGTCGAGTCCGACATCCACCAGAAATTGCAGGCGCGCCTTGACTTCCT
This window contains:
- the uvrA gene encoding excinuclease ABC subunit UvrA → MTLENIVIRGARVNNLKNLDLTLPRNKLIVMTGLSGSGKSSLAFDTIYAEGQRRYVESLSSYARMFLGQMDKPDVDLVEGLSPAISIDQKTTNRNPRSTVGTVTEIHDYLRLLYAKVGKAVCPVCGEPIRAMAVDQIVEEVMAFPEKTRFLVLSPVVRDKKGRHDKIFTNLERQGFTRVLVDGEMYDLGTQPELDKNTKHSIAIVVDRLVRRDGMRSRLAMSIETALKQANGSCSIQVVDGELHRYSSKLACPNGHMVIEEIEPRLLSFNSPQGACPDCNGIGFHIAVDAKLCIPNPDLSIDEGAIAPFATSVKGTYYYEMIHALCALYDWPTDRPIGEAPKEVTDAILYGTKGKKLRFRFDSHFSGQKTYYDAWEGVIPNLTRRYHQTNSDFMQQRIREYMAENTCTTCHGDRLRPEALAIHIGEKNIAEFNRMSIHEALAWVDTLTFTEAEAIIARPILKEVKARLQFLVDVGLDYLTLDRYAATLSGGESQRIRLATQIGAGLVGVVYVLDEPSIGLHQRDNDRLLGALKNLRDLGNTLIVVEHDEDTMRAADWIVDIGPGAGIQGGTLVAEGTFDDICANPNSITGDYLAHRKFIPVPVERRKPTGWMEVLGCQENNLKNIDIRLPLGVLTCITGVSGSGKSSFVEGILYKVLANRLNQAHLRPGAYRSIRGEKELDKVIEIDQSPIGRTPRSNPATYTKVFDLIRDVFAQTNEAKMRGFDKGRFSFNVKGGRCEACRGDGTIKVEMHFLPDVYVPCEVCHGHRYNHETLQVHYRGKTISDVLEMTIEEGLEFFRNHKGIARKLQTLVDVGLGYLKIGQPSTELSGGEAQRVKLAAELGKVSTGKTIYILDEPTTGLHVADIDKLIKVFTRLIDQGNTIVVIEHNLDVIKVADYLVDLGPEGGDGGGQIVAEGTPEEVCRVKGSYTGKYLQPILERDRLKEQG